The genomic segment AACCGGGACTTCACCGCCGAAGCGCCCGACCTGGTGTGGTGCGGGGACATGACGGAGATCGAGACCGGCGAGGGCAAGGTGTATCTGGCCACGGTCATCGATCTGTTCTCCCGCCGCCTGCTCGGCTACGCGATGGGAGAGCGGCACGACGCGGGCCTAGTCGTGGCCGCCCTGCACATGGCCGCAGCCACCCGCGGCGGAAACGTGCGGGGCGTCATCTTCCACACGGACCGCGGCAGCGAGGGTGGATTCAACTGGTCGTCGCAACACTTTGATCTCGGAGGTGTGCGACGTGGCCACGGCGGACTGGAGTTTGAAGACCAGCGATGTTCCGGAGGGTCGGCGTCGGCAGTGGCGCGCTGATCGTGCGTTGCGGCCGGCGATGCGTTCGCCGGGGCGGCCTGATCCGTCTCGAGTCGTGCAGCGCCAGTTCTGGCGGCTGATCGCCACGGGGGTCACGACGGTGGAGGCGTCGTTGGCGGTCGGCGTGTCGTGGCCGGTGGGTGCGAGGTGGTTTCGTCACGCTGGCGGCATGCCTCCGATCTCGTTGGCCGAGCCCACGGGCCGGTACCTCGCGTTCGAGGAGCGCGAGGAGATCGCGATCCTCAGGGCGATGAACAAGGGCGTGCGCGAGATCGCCCGCGCCCTGGGGCGTGACCCCGGAACGATCTCTCGCGAACTGCGCCGCAACGCCGCCACGCGCGGCGGCAAGCAGGAGTACCGCGCGACGGTCGCCCAGTGGAAAGCACAGCAGGCCGCCAAGCGCCCGAGGACCGCGAAGCTCACAGGCAACGACAGGTTGCGTGAGTACGTGCAGGACCGGCTCGTCGGCAGTGTCCGCCGCCCCGACAACACGATCGTCGCCGGGCCCAGGACGCCCGCATGGAAAGGGCTGAACAAGCCGCACCGGCAGGACAGACGATGGGCGACGGCATGGAGCCCGGAGCAGATTTCGCACCGTCTCCATGTCGACTTCCCCGATGATGAGTCCATGCGCATCAGCCACGAAGCGATCTACCAGGCGCTGTTCATCGAGGGCCGTGGCGCGCTCAAGCGGGAACTGGTCACGTGTCTGCGCACCGGCCGGGCGCTGCGGACTCCCCGTGCACGGTCACAGAACAAACCGCAGGGGCATGTCACCGCGGACGTCATCCTCAGCGAACGCCCCGCCGAGGCCGCAGACCGCGCGGTCCCCGGACACTGGGAAGGCGATTTGATCATCGGGACGGGTCGCTCCGCGATCGGCACGCTGGTCGAGCGCAGCAGCCGCTCCACGCTCCTGGTGCACCTGCCCCGGCTCGAGGGCTGGGGCGAGAATCCGCCCGTGAAGAACGGCACCTCACTCGGGGGCTATGGCGCGATCGCGATGAACGCGGCGCTCACGACGTCGATGACGCAGCTGCCCGAGCAGCTACGCAAAACCCTCACCTGGGACCGCGGAAAGGAACTCTCCGGCCACGCCCAGTTCGCCATCGATACCGGGACGAAGGTGTTCTTCGCCGATCCCCACTCACCCTGGCAACGACCGACGAACGAGAACACGAACGGGCTGCTGCGTCAGTACTTCCCGAAGGGCACCGATCTGTCCCGGTGGTCGTCCACGGACCTCGAAGCCGTCGCCATGGCGATCAACAACCGGCCCCGCAAGACCCTCGGCTGGCGGACACCCGCCGAGGTCTTCGAAGAGCAGCTACGCTCGCTGCAACAGCCCGGTGTTGCAACGACTGGTTGAACTCGCCGAGTACGCCTCGCGGAGGTTCCGCCGGTCCTGCCGCAAGCTGGGCGTTTTCCAGTCCATGGGCCGGGTCGGATCTTGTTTCGACAACGCCGTCAGCGAGGCGTTCAGCTGGATCCAGCCGCGACGCATGCTGTGGCCGGTGATGCGGCGGACGGCGGCGCGGGCGGAACGCATCCTCGCGCGCCAGGTCTTGAGGATGGCGTTGGCTTTTCGGCGGTGGGTGCGGCGTCGGTGGCCGCGAGCGCCTCCTGGCCCGGGCGGCGGCGGCGCGCTCCGTACTCTCCAGTCAGCGTCACCGCACCAGTGATCATCCACGGGGCGGTGAAGGACATCACCGTCGAGGTGGTCCGACGCAACCCCGACGACGAAGGCAAGGGCTTCGTCCCGCAACCGAAGCGGTGGGTGGTCGAGCAGGTCAACGGCACCCTCATGCTGCACCGGGGCCTCGCCCGCAACTACGATCACCGACCCGACATCGCGGCCTACCGGGTCTACTGGGCCTCCACCGCCGGCATGCTCCGCCGCCTCACCACCCCTACCCCCACCGGGCGGGACGACGTGGAGCCGGCCGCGTGAACGCCAGCGAACTCCTGCGGCTGCTGCAGACCGAACACGATGAGACCGCAGCCCGCGCCGACAACCTGCGCGAGCAGATCGATCGGCTCACCACCGCCCTCGCCGAGACCGAAGCCCGCCTGGCCGAGCTCGCCGCCTGTCAACGGTCACGAAATTCTCCGCTTTCGGCCGGTTCCGCGTCACGAGATTCCCCGCCTTCGTGGTCACGGTTCCCCATGGGGACGGCGGTCGCGGACCTGTGCGCCATGCAGTCGTCGTTGGGGCGGGCAGCCGTCTCCTGCTGGCGATCGGACTGCCCACACCGGCGGAGGGCACCCGAAGCACCCCCGGTTGGTGTGCGGGCGGTGCTCTCACGGGTGCTGTGGCGTGGCCCGCAGTCCTTCGAGGAGTGCGGCCAAGTAGCGGTGTGCGGTGTCGAGCCGGTCGGCAGGTGTGCCGCCATGGACGTTGACGGAGTAGGCGATGCCGCACATGAGCGGGACGAGGTCGGTGGCGGCCAGGTCACGTCGAACCGCCCCGGCGTCGCGCGCCCGGTCGAGGAGTGCGGTGCCGACCGACTGAAGCGTCTCTTTGAGTTCCGTGGTGCGCGGCAAGGTGTCGGTGGCTGCGGCGGCGACCGGGGCCAGGGACGCGTCCGTGACCTGCGCTTCGACGGTGCGGAACAAGAAGGCTTCGAGCGCGCGCCGGGGATCGGTGTCGGCCAGCGCCTGCCGGCCGTGGGCGGCCAGGGCTTCCAGGCAGGGAGTGGCGACGGTCTCCAGCAGCGCCTCGGGGGTGGCGAAGTGGCGGTAGACAGTGCCGACTCCGAGTCCGGCGCGGCCGGCGACGTCGTTCAGTTGCAGGGGTGTGCCCTGGTCGACGAGGGCACGGGCGACAGCGACGATCCGGTCCCAGTTGCGGGCCGCGTCCTTGCGAAGGGGCGTCGTCATGGGGGACATGCTAATCGGATGACCCATCCGGATGATGTCGCCGCCGGTACCCGTGCCGCTCGGCGGGTCAGGTTGTCGTGAGGGGCGCGTGCCGTTCGCTGAGCCGGCGCACGTCCTGGGCGACGCGGGGGTCTGTGGCTGCGCGCAGAGGTTTCACCGGGTGGGTCTGGGCTCCGATGACGATGCCGGTCCGGCCCGTAAGGGTGGCGTCGGTGGCGGCGACGATCGAGGGCCGGGCAGCCAGGGACGCCGGACCCGAAGTAGAGCGTTCGAACTTGCGGCGTACCAGCGGCCAGAGCAGCCGCAGGGCTGGTGAGACGATCTTCGGATCGGTCATGGTGCCGTTGGTCATGTCGGTTGCGGCGCCTCCGGGGTCGGCGGCGAAGACAGAGACGGCCGTGCCTTGGAGCCGGGTGGCAAGGTCGAGCGTGTAGGCGAGGTTGGCGAGCTTGGCGCGGCCATACCAATGGAAGCCGTAGTAGCCGCCGGGCGGCTCAACGGTGTCGAAGGACCGCTTCGCAAGCCCGACTGCACTCGATGTCACGTTCACGATCCTGCTGGGGGTGTCGGCCGTCAGCGTGGGCAGTAGCAGTTCCGTCAGCAGGTACGGCGAGAGGTGGTTGACGAGGAACGACGCTTCGATCCCGTCCAGGGTCTGTGGCTGCGAGAACATCGCGCCGACGTTGTTGACCAGCGCGGTCAGGGGGTCGCCAGAAGTGGCATGTTCGGCGGCGATCTGGTCAGCGAGCGCGCGCACCTGGTCGAGCGAGCCGAGGTCGGCGGGCAGGAACCGCGCGGGATGGGACGGGTTCATCGCGTTGATTCGGTCGACCGCCTGAGCACCCCTGTCGGCGTTGCGTCCGACCACGGTGACGAAGAACCCGGCGTCGGCCAGCCCCAGGGCTGTCTCCAGTCCGATACCGGCTGTCCCCGCCGTGACCACGGCTGTCTTCTTCGTCATGTGCCCCTCCACCCGGTTATGCGGATAGCTCATCCGTTTACCGGGGACCGTAACACGCAATCGGATAAGCTATCCACTTATGTTTCCGGGCCGCGAAACAGGGCTGCAGGACGGCATGAAGCCGCTCCGATCCGAGCACGCCGGACGACCTGGGTGCCCGCCCATCGACCTGGCGGCCTACCAGCTCCACCACAACGGGCACCGGCCCCACCAGGCCCGCGACCAGCTACCACCCGACGCCCGCGAAAAGCCCGCCACCGTGCACGACCTCGACACCCGCAAAGTCCTGCACACCCGGATCACCGGTGGCCTCATCAACGAGTACGACGGATATACCGCGTGACGTGCAGCCACGACTTTTCGAGCGGCACAGGCGCCGGGGACCCTGCGAGGACGGGCTGACGACACCGAATCTCGCACCCCAGTAGTGGTTACCGAGGTTTTTATTCCGTTTTCGGTGGTGGCAGATGGTGATCCCTGTGGTGAGCGGCTGAGGCCGGGCCTTGTCGGACCCGCGTGGCCCGTGTCCAACTCCGGGGTCAGGGCCCTCTCCGTCAGCCTCCTCCCATCAGCCTGCGATCGCCCGCAAGATCGGCTGGCCGAGTGCGCCAAGCCAGCCCGCGAGCGCTCCGAGCGGCCCGATCAGCCCGGTGCCGGCCGTGACCAGCGCACCCGCCGAGGACAGCAGCCGGGTGATCCGGCCGAGCCGGCCCGCCACTGCCTCCCGGTCCGGCTCCGGCCGGGCGACCTCCTCGTCCAGCGAGTCCAGCTCGGCCCGCACCTCGGGCTCGATTGCCGGCGGCAGCGCCGTCCGCTCGATCGACGCCCTCAGTTCCCGGACCAGGCCGCGCACCTCCTGCCCGCCCGCCGTGAAGACGGCCGACTGGCCACCGTGAACGGTCTGGTTCCCGGCGACGTTGTTGACCACGCCGCCCTGCTGGTTGCCAATGTTGAAGGCCATGGCTCCCCATCTCCTCACCGCTGCCGCCAGGACGCCTGCCGCTCGGCATCCTCGAAGCGGCGGCGCCGGGACGTCGTCACGATGTGCAGAACGATCCCGATGACCGTCAGAACCGTCCCGATAGCCGCCATCGCGAACCCGACCGCCCCTACCGGCACCCCGGCCACCTTCGGTCCGAGCAGCTCCGGGGAAGAGTCGAAGGTCGAACTCCCCGACGAAATATCGTCGTTGGTCCCGGAAACGAATCGAATGATCACCCAGCCGTAGATCCCGCCCCCGACCAGAAAGAGCAGGAAGCCGAGCATGATCAGGTGTCGCGCCCTGGTACGGGTCGCGGCGATCTCCCTGAAAAAGCTCTCGCGCTGCGCCTGCTGAACGTAGTTGTACTGGTCCCCGGCGACATTGCTCAGCCGGTCGGCCTGCTGCTCCCCGATGTCGAACCGCCGCTCGCCGCCGGGCGGCGTACGGCCGGCCTCGCGCGGTGCCTGGCGGCCCGGCGGGCCGGAGGGCGGCGGCCCTGCGGCGGGAGCGCCGTGAGGCGTGGGCCCGGGCTCGGGGGCGGGGCCCCAGCCCGGCATGGTGTCCGAGGTACCGCCCGGGGTGCCGCCGGCTCCGGGCTTCGGGGCCTGAACGGTCCGGTCGGCGGAGCGCAGCTCTTCGTAATGCACCTCTAAGGGACCAAAATCCAGCACGTCACCCGAGTGCAGCACCTGCTGCCCGAGCACCGGGTGACCGTTCAGCATGGTGCCGTTGGTGGAGGCGAGATCCTCGACGGTGGTCCGGCCCGAGGCCCGCCACACCACCGCGTGCCGTCGGCTGACGCCCGGATCGCCCACCTGGATCTGGCAGTCGGAGTCCCGCCCGACCAGCATCGGCTGGTCGTCGAGGACGAAGACCCGGCCGCGCAGCCGGTCCGGGCGGTCGACCACGAGGTGCGGTAGGTCGCGCTCTCGCGGAGGAGGGTCCATGGCACGACCTCCTGCCTTGGCGAAGCATCCGGCGTCGGGCGAAACGATTCGGTCGCCTGTTCCGGTGATCCTCACCTTCCAGTAAAGGCCGATCGGCCCCGTCCTGCCACAGCATCCGGACGGCCGGAACTCGGCAGTGCGTTCGGCCGCCGTCCCCTCGGCCCGCAGCCCTCCGATCCCGACGGGCTGGTCTCCGCGACTCCGGCCCGTGCCCGTCCGGGCCGCCCGCCTCTCAGCGATCCACGGCGCCTTGATCCAGGACGCCGCAGCACCGCCGTGATCGCGCCGAAGGCTAGGCCGCGGGTCAGGTCACCGACTGTGCTGCCTGTCCGCTCGCCTCGGCCCGCTCGCCAGGCAGCCACGTCGGCGTCGGTGATCCGGTACAGCACCAGCGCCACAAGCAGCGTGAGGCGGATACCGGGCCGCTTGGCCTCCGGCACGTCGGCTGGGGCCGCCCCGGCCGGGTCCCCGCCCCATCGCTGGAAGCCGATGCTCTCCCACAGCGCGGCGATCTTCTTCTTCGCCTGGCGCCGGTACGCCTAGGTGAGCTGCTCGCGGTCCTCGAGGTATTCGCCCATGGCCGGGTACGCCCCACCGCGCAACAGCCGCCGGATCGCCTCGGCCGCCAGGATCAGTCCTGGTCCGAAGCCCCTCCATGCCTTGTCGAGATGGACACGGTCGAGGATCAGCAGATCACCGACGGGATGAGTGACCGCCTTCTCGAACGCGGCACTGTAGCCCGTGCGTCCGGACCGGCCGAGGACAGCTGAAGCGATGACCTCGAGATCGCCAGATTCGGCATCCATGCAGTGGTCCTTCGTGGATTTGTCAGATCGGTAACCAGCGCAGCCGGGCGGGGGCGCTTTCGCCGGAGCGGATGGAGCAGTTGTCCGCCATCGGTATGCGCTGGGTTCAGGCCGGTCCGGTGCGGTCGACGGGTGAGGGGGCGCCTGGTGTGGAAGGCCTGGTGCGGGAGGGGTGAGGTCGCGTGTGGCATCGGGTCGGCCGCTTTCGGTGGTGTCGGTGAGATGGGTGCGGAAAGGCGACACAAGGTGTCGGGTATGGGGGTGAGGATGGTGTCACCGGTTGGCGTCGATGGCGGACGTGGGCCGGCCGTACAGAGAGAAAAGGACTTTCATGGGATTGACGCCCGACACATCGACACCGGACCTCCGCGGAAAGATCGCGCTGGTTGCGGGGGGCACGCGGGGCGCCGGGCGGGGCATCGCCGTCCAGCTCGGGGCGGCGGGTGCGACGGTCTATGTCACCGGCCGTACGACTGCGGAACGGCGTTCGGAGTATGACCGGGCCGAGACGTTCGAGGAGACCGCGGAACTCGTCAGTGCCGCGGGCGGAACCGGTATCGCGGTGGCGACCGACCACCTGGTGCCGGAGCAGGTCCGTGCGTTGGCCGAGCGCATTGGCGCCGAGCAGGGGCGGCTTGATGTGCTGGTCAACAATGTCTGGGGTGGTGAGCGGCTGTTCGAGTTCGAGAAGCCGGTGTGGGAGCACGACCTCGACAACGGGCTGCGGCTGCTGCGGCTGGGGGTGGAGACCCATGCGATCACCAGCCACTTCCTGCTGCCTCTGCTGGTGCGGCAACCGGGTGGTCTCGTGGTGGAGATGACCGATGGCACGTCCGCGTACAACGGGGTGAACTATCGCAACTCGTACTTCTATGACTTGGTCAAGAACAGTGTGCTGCGTATGGCGTTCGTGCTCGCTCACGAGCTGAAGCCGCATGGTGGAACGGCGGTGGCGCTGAGTCCGGGCTGGCTGCGTTCGGAGATGATGCTCGACGCGTTCGGTGTTGCTGAGGACAACTGGCGGGACGCGTTGGCCACGGTGCCGCACTTCTGCATCTCGGAGAGTCCGGCGTATGTCGGGCGTGCGGTCGCGGCGTTGGCCGGTGATGTTGATGTCGCTCGTTGGAACGGTCAGTCGCTGTCGAGCGGGCAGCTCGCCCAGGAGTACGGCTTCACCGACCTCGATGGTTCGCGTCCGGACTGCTGGCGCTACCTGGTCGAGGTCGACGACGCCGGTAAGCCCGCGGATGCGACCGGGTATCGGTGAGGGGCGGACCGTCGGCGGGCCGCGGTGACCATGCTGCGGCCCGCCGGCGGTGCCTGCGCGGTCGTGGCCGGGTGAGCCCTTGTGCCTGTGGGGGCGGGCGCGGTCTTCGGTGCTGTCAGCTCCGCGCTGTCCGTGGGCGGTTCCCTCGTTCGGTCACGTTCGTCACGGTCTCGGCAGGCCGGTGGGATGACCGGTGGGATGACCGGTGGGTTCGTGGCCTCGGCGGTCTTCGTGGGCTGTGCGTGCGGCGCCGTTGCTGTCGCTGCTTGTGACGAGCACGCCGGGCCCGGCCTTGTGCCCTTTCGCCGGCCGGGGATGTCCGGTCCGCCCGGGGCGGGTTGGTCGTCTCACCTGGCCGCGAGGTGGGTGCGGCCAGGTGGTGGGTGGCTCAGTGGTTCATCACGCGCAGGCTGGTGGCCGGGGGTGCGGAAGCCGTCGAGCCGGCCGGGCATTGCCTTCTTGCTTCAGGGCGGTCGGGGACGGGGTCAGCGCCGCCTGGTCGCGCTCCGGGCGGAGTCGGGCGGGCTCGCTCATCGGTCGGGGTGGGGGGCGTGCACGGTGATGTGTGCGCCGGGGCTGAACTTGGCGAGCAGTTCGGCGAGTTCGGCTGCGGCCGTCTCGACGTCGGTGACGGGCATCGGCGCCAGGCTCTCCAGCAGGAAGATGCCCGAGGTGGTCTTCTCGGTGAGCCTCGTGCGCGGGCCCTGGCGCCAGTTCCAGCGGCGGCAGGTCACGCCGGTCTCGTCCCGCCAGATCACTTCGCCGGCGTCGGGGTGTTCGATGACCTCCTCGCCGCCGGTGACGGTCAGGAAGTCCTCGTCGCCGGTGGCGCGTACCAGGCGCATGCCGCCCTGGACGTGGTCGATGTCCTCGCCGCCGACGGGGATGAGGTGGGCGACGCTGATGGCGTTGTACAGGTCGACGAGCAGGTTGATGCGGGGCAGTCCCGCCGGCGACAGGGCTCGTTTCGCCAGCGCCTCCGCCGAGTTGCGGGTGCGGGACGGCTTGGAGCCGAACGCCGTGTAGACCTCGCGCCAGGCGGCGATGTGCGGGTCCTCGTGCGGGGCGCGTCCGTCCAGGCGTACAGCGAGGCGGCGGGCGGCGTCGTCTAGGAGGACGGAGCTGGCATCGGTGCTGGGTCCGTTGGTGAGGTCGTGTGCCTCGACGGCGACGTGCGTGAAGCCGGGCGCGAGGGTGCGCACCTCGTCGGACACGGTGAGCGAGAGGGACATGGCCTGCCTCGGAGTGTGGTGGGGGTCTGTGAGTGGTGGCGGCGGTCCGGGGGCGTCGTGAAGGCGCTCAGGACGGCCGAGCGAGGTACAGCATAGAGGACTGGATAGTTCATTTCATTCGATGTCGGGTCGGGTGTGCGAGCCGGGCGGGGGACCTGTGGGTCCGGGCCCGCTCTGTTCTCCTGCCTGGCCCCTGGTACGGGAGGCGGCCGTTGTCGGTGGTGGTTGGTGTTGTCCCGGGCGGGGCGGCGGGTACCGCTGTCGGTGCTCGGTGGAGGCGCAGCGCGATGGGCACGGTCAGGGCTGTCAGGGCTGTGCGGATGGTGCTGCCGCCGGTGGCGCTGGTTTCGCTGGTTTCGATCACGTCGCTCCTTCAGGGCCGGGGGCCCGGGGGCGGGGTCATGAAGAAGGTAACGGGGGGGACGGTCCGCGGCGCCGGTGCTGCGGGCCTTGGCTCTCGCCGCGCGCGGCGGCCGGCGCCGGGTTCTTTGTGACGGATCGCGTGGTCGGTGTCGTCGGCTGGGGTGCCGTCACCTGGGGCCCGCGGCGAAACCGCTCGTGGATGCGGTGCCCGCGGCCCCGCTTTCGCCCCGGAAGGGGGCTCGTCGTCGCACGCCGGACGGGGCTGGTCATCCGGCGTGTTCAAGTGGGACTCAAGTCGGGTTCGAGAGGGTCTCGAGCCGTCCTCGACCCGACGGCAACCGGGCTGCGAATCGCCCGTAGTAGCGTGATCGATCCGTTCGGGGTGCGTGGGGGTGACCTCCCCGCTCATGCCCTGCAACGTCTGAGAGGGTGGCGGGACTTGACTGAATTCGTGCGGGACGTCGCGAGCATGGGCCGCGAGACCATCGACGTCGTGGGGGCTCGTACCAACAATCTGCGGGACGTGTCGCTGAGCATCCCCAAGGGGCAGCTCGTCGCCTTCACCGGGGTGAGCGGCAGCGGCAAGACCTCGCTGGCCATCGACACCCTGCACAACGAGGCCCAACTGCGGTACCTGGAGGGTCTTTCGCCGTTCGTCCGGCAGTACATCACCCAGCGCAACCGGCCGAAGGTCGACCGTATTCTGGGGCTCGGCCCGACGCTCGCGGTCGACCAGCGCCGTCTGAACCGCAACCCCCGTTCCACGGTCGCGACGATCACCGGTATCGACGGGCATCTGGGGCTGCTGTATTCGCGGCTTCCCGCGTTGGGCGCGGACCCGGTGGCGGTGAGCGGGGGCGGTCATCTGACGACCGCGCACTTCGACCGGCACTCGCCGGAGGGGAGCTGTCCCGACTGTCACGGGGTGGGCGGGCGCTGGCAGGCGCAGGAGGAGCTGATCATCACCCGGCCGGAGCTTCCGCTCTTCGAGGGGGCCTCGCCCTGGTTCGCGAAGTGGCGGTCGGGGGAGCACGCGTTCGTACCGGCGCTTGCCGAGAAGCGGGGCGTGGACCTCGGCCGGCCGTGGCAGTCGCTGCCGGAGGAGTTTCGTCACTGCGTGCTGTACGGCACGGGGGACGAGAAGATCGAGGCGACCATCGACATGCCGAACAAGAACGAGACGGCGTCGATGACCTACCGCTCGACCCAGCCGCTGCGGGGCGCGCTCGCCGAGGTGGAGCGGGTGTTCGTGAACGCCCAGACGCCCAGTGCCAAGGAGCGCTATCTGCCGTACATGCGTAAGCAGCCGTGTGCCACGTGCGGTGGCAGCGGGTACGACGAGGCGGCCCGGTCCGTGCGGCTCGGCGGGATGACGTATCCCGGCCTGCTCGGGGTCGAGGTGCGGGAGGTGCGTAGCTGGGCGGAGCATGTGGCGGACGACCTGGGTGCCGGGCAGCGTGAGGTGGGTGAGCCGCTGCTGCAGGATCTGGTGCGCAGGCTCGGGGTGCTCGAGCGGCTCGGTCTGGCCCATCTGCAGCTGTCGCGGAGCGCGGCCACGCTGTCCGGGGGCGAGTTGCAGCGCACCCGGCTCGCGGCGCAGCTCAGCACCGAACTGAGCGGCATCATCTTCGTCCTGGACGAACCCGGGACGGGGCTGCATCCGGCGGACAAGGCGCATCTGCTCGACATCGCCCTGGAGTTGCGCGAGGCGGGCAATACGGTGCTTCTGGTCGAGCACGATCCCGAGCTGATCGCCCGGGCGGACTGGGTGATCGACATGGGGCCGGGGGCGGGCCGCCTCGGCGGTGAGGTCCTGGTGTCGGGTCCGCCGGCCGACGCGGCCGCCCATCCCACGTCGCTGACCGGGCGGTATCTGGCCGGTGACGGGCCGCGGCTGCGGCGCGGGCGCCGGCCGGTCGGGGACGGCACGGGCTGGGTGGAGCTGCACGGCCTGCGTGCGCACAATGTGACCGCGGAGCGGGTGCGTTTTCCTGTCGGCCGGCTCACCTGTCTGACCGGGGTGAGCGGCAGTGGCAAGAGCAGTCTGCTCGGCGCGCTCGGGGCGGGTGTGGAGGCCGCCTTGAACGGGACGGCGACCGACACGGTGCGCAAGGTGACCGGTCTGGGCGGGCTGAGCTGGGTCGCGGTCGTCGACCAGGAGCCGCTCGGCCGGACCCCGCGGTCCAATCCGGCCACCTACAGCAAGGCGTTCGACATCGTCCGCAGGCTGTTCGCCGAGACCGATGCGGCCCGCGGGCGCGGGGTCAGTGCCTCCTGGTTCAGTTTCAACACCGCGGGCGGGGGCCGCTGCGAGACCTGCACCGGTTACGGCCGCAAGCTGGTCGACATGCACTTCCTGCCGGACGTGTGGGTGGTGTGCGACGCGTGCGAAGGCCGGCGTTACAAGCCGGAGGCTCTGCAGATCGCCTACCAGGGGCTGACCATCGATCAGGTTCTGGAGCTGACCATCGCCGAGGCCGTGGAGCGGTTTCCCGCGCCGCGGCAGCTCGCGGAAACGTTGGAGGCCCTGAACCGGGTCGGGCTCGGTTATCTCCAGCTCGGGCAGAGTGCCACCGAACTGTCGGGCGGAGAGGCGCAGCGGCTGAAGCTGGCATCGGCGATCCAGCGTGGCGCGGCAGGCCGCGGCGCCGGTCTGGTCGTGCTCGACGAGCCCGTCTCGGGCCTGCATCCTTCCGATATCCAGCGCATGGTGGACGCACTCGATGTGCTGCTGGACTCGGGCAACACCGTCGTCGTGGCCGAGCACGACATCCCCGTCGCCGCGTCCGCGGACTGGGTGATCGACCTGGGGCCGGGAGCCGGCCCCGACGGAGGCGCCGTGGTCGCGCAGGGC from the Streptomyces sp. NBC_00310 genome contains:
- a CDS encoding IS3 family transposase — encoded protein: MISDFRTEHGISHRVSCRALGVSESWFYKHRTRRPTRREVRRRQLAEAVREEFIDSGGTYGSPKIWIQLVRQGWRVSVNTIAKLMAELGLVARKVSHRRGLTRPGRRPAAPDFVNRDFTAEAPDLVWCGDMTEIETGEGKVYLATVIDLFSRRLLGYAMGERHDAGLVVAALHMAAATRGGNVRGVIFHTDRGSEGGFNWSSQHFDLGGVRRGHGGLEFEDQRCSGGSASAVAR
- a CDS encoding IS30 family transposase codes for the protein MKTSDVPEGRRRQWRADRALRPAMRSPGRPDPSRVVQRQFWRLIATGVTTVEASLAVGVSWPVGARWFRHAGGMPPISLAEPTGRYLAFEEREEIAILRAMNKGVREIARALGRDPGTISRELRRNAATRGGKQEYRATVAQWKAQQAAKRPRTAKLTGNDRLREYVQDRLVGSVRRPDNTIVAGPRTPAWKGLNKPHRQDRRWATAWSPEQISHRLHVDFPDDESMRISHEAIYQALFIEGRGALKRELVTCLRTGRALRTPRARSQNKPQGHVTADVILSERPAEAADRAVPGHWEGDLIIGTGRSAIGTLVERSSRSTLLVHLPRLEGWGENPPVKNGTSLGGYGAIAMNAALTTSMTQLPEQLRKTLTWDRGKELSGHAQFAIDTGTKVFFADPHSPWQRPTNENTNGLLRQYFPKGTDLSRWSSTDLEAVAMAINNRPRKTLGWRTPAEVFEEQLRSLQQPGVATTG
- a CDS encoding TetR/AcrR family transcriptional regulator; this encodes MTTPLRKDAARNWDRIVAVARALVDQGTPLQLNDVAGRAGLGVGTVYRHFATPEALLETVATPCLEALAAHGRQALADTDPRRALEAFLFRTVEAQVTDASLAPVAAAATDTLPRTTELKETLQSVGTALLDRARDAGAVRRDLAATDLVPLMCGIAYSVNVHGGTPADRLDTAHRYLAALLEGLRATPQHP
- a CDS encoding SDR family NAD(P)-dependent oxidoreductase produces the protein MVTAGTAGIGLETALGLADAGFFVTVVGRNADRGAQAVDRINAMNPSHPARFLPADLGSLDQVRALADQIAAEHATSGDPLTALVNNVGAMFSQPQTLDGIEASFLVNHLSPYLLTELLLPTLTADTPSRIVNVTSSAVGLAKRSFDTVEPPGGYYGFHWYGRAKLANLAYTLDLATRLQGTAVSVFAADPGGAATDMTNGTMTDPKIVSPALRLLWPLVRRKFERSTSGPASLAARPSIVAATDATLTGRTGIVIGAQTHPVKPLRAATDPRVAQDVRRLSERHAPLTTT
- a CDS encoding FHA domain-containing protein, with protein sequence MDPPPRERDLPHLVVDRPDRLRGRVFVLDDQPMLVGRDSDCQIQVGDPGVSRRHAVVWRASGRTTVEDLASTNGTMLNGHPVLGQQVLHSGDVLDFGPLEVHYEELRSADRTVQAPKPGAGGTPGGTSDTMPGWGPAPEPGPTPHGAPAAGPPPSGPPGRQAPREAGRTPPGGERRFDIGEQQADRLSNVAGDQYNYVQQAQRESFFREIAATRTRARHLIMLGFLLFLVGGGIYGWVIIRFVSGTNDDISSGSSTFDSSPELLGPKVAGVPVGAVGFAMAAIGTVLTVIGIVLHIVTTSRRRRFEDAERQASWRQR
- a CDS encoding SDR family oxidoreductase codes for the protein MGLTPDTSTPDLRGKIALVAGGTRGAGRGIAVQLGAAGATVYVTGRTTAERRSEYDRAETFEETAELVSAAGGTGIAVATDHLVPEQVRALAERIGAEQGRLDVLVNNVWGGERLFEFEKPVWEHDLDNGLRLLRLGVETHAITSHFLLPLLVRQPGGLVVEMTDGTSAYNGVNYRNSYFYDLVKNSVLRMAFVLAHELKPHGGTAVALSPGWLRSEMMLDAFGVAEDNWRDALATVPHFCISESPAYVGRAVAALAGDVDVARWNGQSLSSGQLAQEYGFTDLDGSRPDCWRYLVEVDDAGKPADATGYR
- a CDS encoding B3/B4 domain-containing protein; translation: MSLSLTVSDEVRTLAPGFTHVAVEAHDLTNGPSTDASSVLLDDAARRLAVRLDGRAPHEDPHIAAWREVYTAFGSKPSRTRNSAEALAKRALSPAGLPRINLLVDLYNAISVAHLIPVGGEDIDHVQGGMRLVRATGDEDFLTVTGGEEVIEHPDAGEVIWRDETGVTCRRWNWRQGPRTRLTEKTTSGIFLLESLAPMPVTDVETAAAELAELLAKFSPGAHITVHAPHPDR
- a CDS encoding excinuclease ABC subunit UvrA, producing MTEFVRDVASMGRETIDVVGARTNNLRDVSLSIPKGQLVAFTGVSGSGKTSLAIDTLHNEAQLRYLEGLSPFVRQYITQRNRPKVDRILGLGPTLAVDQRRLNRNPRSTVATITGIDGHLGLLYSRLPALGADPVAVSGGGHLTTAHFDRHSPEGSCPDCHGVGGRWQAQEELIITRPELPLFEGASPWFAKWRSGEHAFVPALAEKRGVDLGRPWQSLPEEFRHCVLYGTGDEKIEATIDMPNKNETASMTYRSTQPLRGALAEVERVFVNAQTPSAKERYLPYMRKQPCATCGGSGYDEAARSVRLGGMTYPGLLGVEVREVRSWAEHVADDLGAGQREVGEPLLQDLVRRLGVLERLGLAHLQLSRSAATLSGGELQRTRLAAQLSTELSGIIFVLDEPGTGLHPADKAHLLDIALELREAGNTVLLVEHDPELIARADWVIDMGPGAGRLGGEVLVSGPPADAAAHPTSLTGRYLAGDGPRLRRGRRPVGDGTGWVELHGLRAHNVTAERVRFPVGRLTCLTGVSGSGKSSLLGALGAGVEAALNGTATDTVRKVTGLGGLSWVAVVDQEPLGRTPRSNPATYSKAFDIVRRLFAETDAARGRGVSASWFSFNTAGGGRCETCTGYGRKLVDMHFLPDVWVVCDACEGRRYKPEALQIAYQGLTIDQVLELTIAEAVERFPAPRQLAETLEALNRVGLGYLQLGQSATELSGGEAQRLKLASAIQRGAAGRGAGLVVLDEPVSGLHPSDIQRMVDALDVLLDSGNTVVVAEHDIPVAASADWVIDLGPGAGPDGGAVVAQGTVDTVADADTPTATFLRRHAAGLPLLEVRAAAGRSRV